A region of the Nitrospirota bacterium genome:
GCGTGATTACGGACTTTACCAAAAGCGCGTTCCAGATCTTGAAGTGGGAACCGAATACGCGCGCGTTCACCGCCGTGGCGTCCGATCCCTCGGCGCTGGCAACGCTGTGGGAGCCGGAATGCGGGGGACTGGCGCTGAGCGATGTTCAGGGCGCCGTGTTGTGGTCTCCGGGCTCGACGGTCGCGGCCGGAGACGACGGCCTGCCCGCCTTCGTGCCCGCCGAGGCGCCGCCGCCCCCCGCGTTGCTGACGCCCCAGGAACGCGCCGCCAAAGTCGCGCGCTTGGCGGAACTCCAGACCTCGTTGGTAGGTGCCGAGCGACTGGCGAAAACCGCGGACGAGCGCAGTGAAGCGACCGCGCGCGAGGCGCAAGCACGAAATCGCGTCGCGGCGATCGATGCGCTGGAGGCGCGCCGGAAGGAGGCTTCGGCGCGTCAAGACGAGATGGCGCCGTTCCTGCAGGGGCCCAAAGAACTCGATACGTTGCTCGACGGATACATCAAAGCGCTCCCCGCGCTCGAGGAGGAACGCACCGCGCTCAACGAAGATCTCGCCTCCCTGGCGTTGCAGATCGAAGAAGCCGGAGCCACGCCGCTCCTCAAGGCCCCGTTATTCCTGGCCGGAGCCGCGGTCACCGGCATCTCGTTCGCGGTCGCGCTGGTGCGGACGACCTGGGAATGGCTTCCGATCCTTTACGGGGTCGGCCTCGTGATCGGCGTGACCCTGGTGATCGCCTCGCTCTTGTTGGACTTCCGCCGGCTGGCGAGGAAACGGACGCTGGAGACCCAACACGCGGAGCTCCAAAAGAAAGCCTCCAGACTCGACGATCGGTTGAAGAAGACCTACGCGGTCCCCATCGCCCTCATCGCGCAAACCGGATGCGGCGACGCCGAGACCTTCAAAGCCAAACGACGAGCGGCCAGAGACTGGGCCGCGGAACAGGACCGTTTTGCCCATGAGGAGAGCCAGATCCTGGGAGGGAAGAGCCGTGCGGACCTGGAGGCCGACTGGCGGGAGGCCAAGGCCCGAGCCGAGGAGCTGTCCCGCGAGGCCGGTGAAGAGGTGGATCTCGAAAGCCTGCGCGACGCGATTCGGCACTTGACCCGAGAGCTTGACGCGGCGCCGTCGGCCGCCGCTGCCTCGACGCCTCCCCCGGCGACCAACGGCGCGCCGCCGGTCGGAGCGGGGGACCACGCAGCGGAGATCGCCGGATTCCTCGCCAAGTTGTCGGAAACGCGCTTGGAATCGGTGTCCGAGCAGCAAGGGGTCTTGCGCGTCAAGCGCCGAGGAGCGCCGGAACCCGTGGCCCTCGACTCGCTCAGCTCCGGTGAGGCGTTGCAGGCGCGGCTGGCCGTAGCGCTGGGTAGGTGGGCGGCCCGCCGGAGCGAATTGGGGTTTCCCTTGATCCTCGACGACCCCTTGGCCGGTCTCGATCCGCACGCTCGTAAGACTCTGCTCGACACCTTGGGCGGCCTGGCAGGGGATCGGCAGGTCATCGTGCTGACCAACGCCCCCGTCCCCGAGGCCGTCGGCCTCTCTCAGACCGCCCTGACCGTTGGATGAGGCTCTCATCACACGCCACGTTTCCGGGCCGTTTCATCACGTTCGAAGGCATTGACGGCAGCGGAAAATCCACGCAACTCGCGGCGCTCGCGCGCGTGCTGAACGCGCGCGGTCTGTCGGTGGTGACGACCCGCGAACCCGGCGGCACCCCGGTGGGCGACGCGATCCGAAGCGTAGTGCTGGAAGGAGCCTTTTCCGGGATGTCCGCGCGCGCCGAGTTGCTCCTCTACCTGGCCAGCCGCGTGGAACACGTGGAACGAATGATCCTCCCCGCACTCGAACGGGGATCGCTCGTGCTCTGCGACCGCTTTTCCGAGGCCACGCTCGCCTATCAAGCCTACGGCCGCGGGATCCCGGTGGAAGAGATCGCGCCGCTGCTGGCCTTCGCGGCCCGCGGTCTGGAGCCGGATCTGGTCGTGCTGTTGGATCTTCCGGCGGAGGACGGCCTCGCGCGCGTGCAGGAGCGCCGATCCGCCAATCGCCTCGATCGCGAAGCGCTCGCGTTCCATCAACGCGTGCGCGACGGCTATTTGGCGCTCGCGGCCAAGACACCCCGCCGATTCAAAATTTTCGACGCGCGGCTGTCGGTCGACGCGCTGCAGGGGGCGATTCTGGAGGCCGTGGAACCCCTGTGCGCCGGCGTCGCGTCGGGAAGCCGCGCGTGACCGCGCCTTCGCGATTCCAAGACCTGGTGGGGCACGCCCCGGTCATCGCCCGATTGCGGGCCGCGGTGTCTTCGGACCGGCTCGGGTCCGCGTATCTCCTGTTCGGCGAGCCCGGCATCGGCAAACACACGCTCGCCGTGATTTGGGCCCGCCTG
Encoded here:
- a CDS encoding AAA family ATPase, producing MIVLELACLGIRSFRQVTKLAIKPGLNLIHGRTGAGKTTLFKCLQVLLFGTPADQIGLSANDAAGPAQAAVTVRLRNGDIFRVITDFTKSAFQILKWEPNTRAFTAVASDPSALATLWEPECGGLALSDVQGAVLWSPGSTVAAGDDGLPAFVPAEAPPPPALLTPQERAAKVARLAELQTSLVGAERLAKTADERSEATAREAQARNRVAAIDALEARRKEASARQDEMAPFLQGPKELDTLLDGYIKALPALEEERTALNEDLASLALQIEEAGATPLLKAPLFLAGAAVTGISFAVALVRTTWEWLPILYGVGLVIGVTLVIASLLLDFRRLARKRTLETQHAELQKKASRLDDRLKKTYAVPIALIAQTGCGDAETFKAKRRAARDWAAEQDRFAHEESQILGGKSRADLEADWREAKARAEELSREAGEEVDLESLRDAIRHLTRELDAAPSAAAASTPPPATNGAPPVGAGDHAAEIAGFLAKLSETRLESVSEQQGVLRVKRRGAPEPVALDSLSSGEALQARLAVALGRWAARRSELGFPLILDDPLAGLDPHARKTLLDTLGGLAGDRQVIVLTNAPVPEAVGLSQTALTVG
- the tmk gene encoding dTMP kinase: MRLSSHATFPGRFITFEGIDGSGKSTQLAALARVLNARGLSVVTTREPGGTPVGDAIRSVVLEGAFSGMSARAELLLYLASRVEHVERMILPALERGSLVLCDRFSEATLAYQAYGRGIPVEEIAPLLAFAARGLEPDLVVLLDLPAEDGLARVQERRSANRLDREALAFHQRVRDGYLALAAKTPRRFKIFDARLSVDALQGAILEAVEPLCAGVASGSRA